The Bdellovibrionota bacterium genome includes a window with the following:
- a CDS encoding integration host factor subunit alpha, which produces MSFTKASIIDVICEKIGLPKKDSTDIVELLFETMKGTLERGENLKISGFGSFTVRNKKARLGRNPQTGDAMEITARRVVTFKPSQVLRDALNTE; this is translated from the coding sequence ATGTCTTTTACGAAGGCGAGCATTATCGACGTGATCTGCGAGAAGATTGGTCTCCCCAAGAAAGATTCCACCGATATCGTTGAATTGTTGTTCGAGACGATGAAAGGGACGCTGGAACGGGGAGAAAACCTTAAGATCTCAGGATTTGGATCGTTCACCGTACGCAATAAGAAGGCTCGCCTCGGGCGGAATCCTCAGACGGGCGATGCGATGGAGATCACGGCCCGCCGGGTCGTGACGTTTAAGCCGAGCCAGGTTCTCCGGGACGCGCTTAACACGGAGTAA
- a CDS encoding Ig-like domain-containing protein produces the protein MGKTNFCALILLCCLPACGLLDSIRSPAEVQPRLTLVAGDGQSAEIGTSLQENLRVQAVDQEDNPLSAARIQFSILQGQGSFSDSTELETNETGFAEIEFTLGSEIGTVMVRAELIPNLLDDPTRRVDFAITALPATGPRLFLVGGDQQVGTIDGDLPDPLVVLAKDESGDPVAGATVEFSVVSGQATVGSPVTTDSNGYASSNATLGALEGTIEIEARWFVAGEIPTYRFHERAQSVVARVISGVEDGNGAPLCTYTNNLYADLLVVQVLGEANQKLQLATVRVDVANGYVVVGSDNKPFAEASTDSNGTATFVLRAGSVSEFAYEGLVLVSISLPQFKGISAEVHSLVVTQQQFVSYPVDTYVDPESYEFSMAFQSLFECGKPNAAQQILVTRQSQARCIPDNDESKQGPWEETYDLLTDADGKVTLVRTFAMVDGGGGPVSQFFAVGGSGGSQPHDRFTLERTACKGL, from the coding sequence ATGGGCAAAACGAACTTCTGTGCTTTAATCCTCCTTTGTTGTTTGCCGGCATGCGGCCTTCTGGACTCGATTCGATCGCCCGCCGAAGTTCAACCTCGGCTGACGTTGGTCGCGGGGGACGGCCAATCCGCGGAGATCGGAACGTCCCTGCAAGAGAACTTGAGGGTACAGGCGGTGGATCAAGAGGATAACCCGTTGTCGGCCGCGCGCATTCAATTTTCAATCCTTCAGGGGCAGGGGTCGTTCTCGGATTCGACGGAACTAGAAACGAACGAAACCGGTTTTGCGGAGATCGAATTCACCCTCGGATCCGAAATCGGCACGGTCATGGTTCGGGCCGAACTCATCCCCAATCTCTTGGATGACCCGACGCGAAGGGTGGATTTTGCTATTACCGCGCTGCCCGCCACCGGTCCGCGCTTATTCCTTGTGGGGGGCGATCAGCAGGTGGGAACGATCGATGGGGATCTTCCGGATCCTCTGGTGGTTCTTGCGAAAGATGAGAGTGGAGATCCGGTCGCCGGCGCCACGGTGGAATTCAGCGTAGTCTCCGGTCAGGCTACGGTGGGAAGCCCCGTCACGACGGACAGTAACGGTTATGCGAGTTCCAACGCCACGCTAGGTGCTTTGGAGGGAACGATCGAGATCGAGGCGAGGTGGTTCGTGGCGGGGGAGATCCCCACGTATCGGTTTCACGAAAGAGCTCAGTCCGTAGTCGCTCGCGTGATCTCCGGCGTGGAAGATGGGAACGGCGCGCCGTTATGTACCTATACGAACAACCTGTATGCCGATCTTCTGGTGGTTCAGGTCCTGGGAGAGGCGAATCAGAAATTGCAGCTCGCTACGGTTCGTGTCGATGTCGCCAATGGCTATGTCGTGGTTGGCTCGGACAACAAGCCGTTTGCGGAGGCTTCCACCGATTCGAACGGCACGGCCACGTTCGTTCTGCGAGCAGGATCGGTTTCAGAATTCGCTTATGAGGGACTGGTACTGGTGAGCATCAGTTTGCCTCAGTTCAAGGGAATCTCCGCAGAGGTTCATTCGCTGGTCGTCACGCAGCAGCAGTTCGTCAGCTATCCCGTAGATACGTACGTCGATCCGGAGAGCTATGAGTTTTCGATGGCGTTCCAGTCTCTTTTCGAGTGCGGAAAGCCGAACGCCGCTCAACAAATCTTGGTGACGCGGCAGAGCCAGGCGCGGTGCATTCCGGACAATGACGAGTCGAAGCAGGGGCCGTGGGAAGAGACCTACGATCTTCTGACAGATGCGGACGGTAAAGTTACGCTTGTACGGACCTTTGCGATGGTGGACGGCGGGGGAGGCCCCGTGTCCCAGTTCTTTGCTGTCGGAGGTTCCGGCGGGAGCCAGCCGCACGATCGGTTTACGCTCGAGCGCACGGCGTGCAAAGGGTTATAA
- a CDS encoding cytochrome c biogenesis protein CcdA — protein sequence MHSLQLTASQILEYGFPLAVGISLLGGILTSLTPCVYPLIPITVGIMGAQKAASTSKSFALSLFFVLGLALIYSVLGFSAASAGILLGSLNQNVWVVGSIALLFFVMGLSLLGLFEFRLPHRCTQWLATQGGTGFFGSFVLGGATGLLAAPCAGPVVAGILAFVALGSHPMRGFFLLFSFSLGLGLPFLLLGTFSHLAKQVPRSGLWTVWIKNLCGIALIFAGYWYLRPLFPPYAWQIAVALGLVISALFLPKILPSSGSSSVTPHSLGRIALALLAGVLLIPKGALRNDGPGRSGAARIAWLSSESDGLKKAVENCKPLIIDFFADWCEACHELDRATYADTRVQKMIRDGFVPIKIDATKMNGDVQKTLMKYGVFGLPTVLFLNPNGDVYRDLTLTGFLPADEFLELLYRATSQTGKC from the coding sequence ATGCATAGTCTTCAGCTTACGGCCTCTCAGATTCTGGAATATGGCTTCCCTTTGGCCGTTGGAATCTCCCTTTTGGGAGGAATTCTTACCTCTTTGACGCCATGCGTCTATCCCCTCATACCGATCACCGTGGGAATCATGGGCGCCCAAAAAGCCGCTTCGACGAGCAAAAGCTTCGCGCTCTCTCTTTTCTTTGTCTTGGGCCTTGCGCTCATCTATTCGGTACTCGGGTTTAGCGCCGCTTCGGCCGGCATTCTTCTTGGATCACTCAACCAAAATGTCTGGGTCGTCGGGTCGATCGCCCTCCTCTTTTTCGTCATGGGATTGAGCCTGCTCGGGCTCTTTGAATTCCGTCTTCCGCACCGCTGCACGCAATGGCTTGCAACACAGGGCGGGACTGGGTTCTTCGGCTCTTTCGTCCTGGGAGGTGCAACCGGGCTTCTAGCAGCGCCGTGTGCCGGACCGGTGGTGGCCGGAATCCTCGCCTTTGTCGCACTCGGCTCCCATCCGATGCGGGGATTTTTCCTCTTATTTTCCTTCAGTCTAGGTCTGGGGCTTCCGTTCTTACTTCTCGGTACGTTCTCGCATCTGGCGAAACAGGTTCCAAGAAGCGGCCTCTGGACGGTCTGGATTAAGAATCTCTGCGGCATCGCTTTGATCTTCGCCGGCTATTGGTATCTCCGCCCCCTCTTCCCGCCATATGCGTGGCAGATCGCCGTGGCGCTGGGTCTCGTTATTTCCGCTCTATTTCTGCCGAAAATCTTGCCGAGTTCCGGATCCTCTTCCGTTACTCCCCACTCGTTGGGCCGGATCGCACTGGCGCTCCTTGCGGGAGTTCTCTTGATTCCAAAGGGCGCACTGCGGAACGATGGACCCGGACGTTCTGGAGCTGCCCGGATCGCCTGGCTATCCAGCGAATCGGACGGGTTAAAAAAGGCGGTGGAAAACTGCAAACCGCTCATCATCGATTTCTTCGCCGATTGGTGTGAAGCGTGCCACGAATTGGACCGTGCGACGTACGCCGACACCCGTGTTCAAAAAATGATTCGTGACGGTTTCGTTCCGATCAAAATCGACGCCACAAAAATGAATGGAGACGTTCAAAAAACGCTGATGAAATACGGCGTCTTCGGCCTGCCCACGGTTCTCTTTTTGAATCCGAACGGGGATGTCTATCGGGATTTAACGCTGACGGGATTTCTCCCTGCGGATGAGTTTCTCGAATTGTTGTATCGCGCGACTTCCCAAACGGGAAAATGCTGA